A genomic segment from Microcella flavibacter encodes:
- a CDS encoding AI-2E family transporter, giving the protein MLRRHRSAEPDAPLTDGVPPGMRIAGAWSWRLLAIAAVIGVVIFLVMQLALLVIPIFIAVLLAALLQPLNGWLQRIGWPKWLSVTASMLALIGAVSGLVWLVVSQIRSGLPALEERAVERFDEVVGQISTAFGISEDEIGTVIDDTLGQFDLTDDWFVSGALSVGSTVGEVLTGAVLALFTLLFLLLDGRRIWSFVLGLLPKQSRKAVDGGATAGWLTVTNFAKVQIFVAFVDAVGIGLGAVILQLPLALPIAVAVFLGSFIPIIGAVVTGALAVVVALVFYGPVQALIMLGIVLLVQQIEGNILQPLVMGSVVRVHPLAVVLAVAAGGFLAGIPGTLFAVPIVAFLNVSIRYIASGAWKTRPRPTMADLAAITDVDESRQKKKR; this is encoded by the coding sequence ATGCTCCGTCGCCACCGATCCGCCGAGCCCGACGCCCCCCTGACCGACGGCGTGCCCCCGGGCATGCGCATCGCGGGGGCGTGGTCCTGGCGCCTGCTCGCCATCGCCGCGGTCATCGGCGTCGTCATCTTCCTGGTCATGCAGCTCGCGCTGCTCGTCATCCCCATCTTCATCGCCGTGCTGCTCGCGGCGCTGCTGCAGCCGCTCAACGGCTGGCTGCAGAGGATCGGCTGGCCGAAGTGGCTGAGCGTCACCGCCTCGATGCTCGCGCTCATCGGCGCCGTCTCCGGGCTCGTATGGCTCGTCGTCTCGCAGATCCGCAGCGGGCTGCCCGCGCTCGAGGAGCGCGCGGTCGAGCGATTCGACGAGGTCGTCGGGCAGATCAGCACGGCCTTCGGCATCTCGGAGGACGAGATCGGCACGGTCATCGACGACACCCTCGGGCAGTTCGATCTCACCGACGACTGGTTCGTCAGCGGCGCCCTCTCGGTCGGCTCGACGGTCGGCGAGGTGCTGACGGGCGCCGTGCTGGCGCTGTTCACCCTGCTCTTCCTGCTGCTCGACGGCCGCCGCATCTGGAGCTTCGTGCTGGGGCTCCTGCCGAAGCAGTCGCGCAAGGCCGTCGACGGCGGCGCGACCGCCGGCTGGTTGACCGTCACGAACTTCGCCAAGGTGCAGATCTTCGTCGCGTTCGTCGACGCCGTGGGCATCGGGCTCGGTGCGGTCATCCTGCAGCTGCCGCTCGCCCTGCCCATCGCGGTCGCGGTGTTCCTCGGCAGCTTCATCCCCATCATCGGCGCCGTCGTGACGGGCGCGCTCGCCGTCGTCGTGGCGCTCGTCTTCTACGGCCCGGTGCAGGCGCTCATCATGCTCGGCATCGTTCTGCTCGTGCAACAGATCGAGGGCAACATCCTGCAGCCGCTCGTCATGGGCTCGGTCGTGCGGGTGCACCCGCTGGCCGTCGTGCTCGCGGTGGCGGCCGGCGGGTTCCTCGCCGGCATCCCGGGAACGCTCTTCGCCGTGCCCATCGTCGCGTTCCTCAATGTCTCCATCCGGTACATTGCGAGCGGGGCGTGGAAGACCCGCCCCCGCCCGACCATGGCCGATCTCGCGGCCATCACCGACGTCGACGAGAGTCGCCAGAAGAAGAAGAGATGA
- the ilvA gene encoding threonine ammonia-lyase produces the protein MTDTVVTTPVPEPRAALADLAGPTLAEVEAAREVVRAVAEITPMETSRHLSEILGVPVHMKCENLQRTGSYKIRGAYNRMSRLSDAEKARGVVAASAGNHAQGVAFAARELGIRATIFMPIGVALPKLQATRHYGAEVVLVGHTVAEPLRAAQTHAADTGAVYIPPFDHPDVIAGQGTLGLEVLEQVPDLETIIVPIGGGGLISGMASVLKRKAAELGREIRIIGVQSSQAAAYPASLAAGAPTEVVVHPTIADGIAVSKPGKLNFAIIKDAVDEVVTVDDDDIARAMLVLLERAKLVVEPAGAVGVAAILTGRVRASGPTVVMLSGGNIDPLVMERVISHGLAASERYLKLRIPLPDRPGQLAETSRIVAEQNANVVEVLHTRHGSGLQISQVELELHIETRGPEHAEQVLHALRAHGYAPRSISV, from the coding sequence ATGACCGACACGGTGGTGACGACGCCGGTTCCCGAGCCGCGCGCGGCGCTCGCGGACCTCGCCGGGCCGACCCTGGCCGAGGTCGAGGCGGCGCGCGAGGTCGTGCGCGCGGTGGCCGAGATCACGCCGATGGAGACCTCGCGGCACCTCAGCGAGATCCTCGGCGTGCCCGTGCACATGAAGTGCGAGAACCTGCAGCGCACCGGCTCGTACAAGATCCGCGGCGCGTACAACCGCATGTCGCGGCTGAGCGACGCCGAGAAGGCGCGCGGCGTCGTCGCCGCGAGCGCCGGCAATCACGCTCAGGGCGTCGCCTTCGCCGCGCGCGAGCTGGGCATCCGCGCCACGATCTTCATGCCGATCGGCGTCGCCCTGCCGAAGCTGCAGGCGACCCGCCACTACGGCGCCGAGGTGGTGCTCGTCGGCCACACCGTGGCCGAGCCGCTGCGTGCCGCGCAGACCCACGCGGCCGACACGGGTGCCGTCTACATCCCGCCCTTCGACCACCCCGACGTCATCGCCGGCCAGGGCACGCTCGGGCTCGAAGTGCTCGAGCAGGTGCCCGACCTCGAGACGATCATCGTGCCGATCGGCGGCGGCGGGCTCATCTCGGGCATGGCGAGCGTGCTCAAGCGCAAGGCCGCCGAGCTCGGGCGCGAGATCCGCATCATCGGCGTGCAGTCCTCGCAGGCGGCCGCCTACCCCGCGAGCCTCGCGGCCGGCGCGCCCACCGAGGTCGTCGTGCACCCCACCATCGCCGACGGCATCGCCGTCTCGAAGCCGGGCAAGCTCAACTTCGCGATCATCAAGGATGCCGTGGACGAGGTCGTCACGGTCGACGACGACGACATCGCGCGGGCCATGCTCGTGCTGCTCGAACGCGCCAAGCTCGTCGTCGAGCCGGCCGGGGCGGTCGGAGTCGCGGCCATCCTCACGGGGCGCGTGCGCGCCTCCGGCCCGACCGTCGTCATGCTGTCGGGCGGCAACATCGATCCGCTCGTCATGGAGCGCGTCATCAGCCACGGGCTCGCCGCGTCGGAGCGCTACCTCAAGCTGCGCATCCCGCTGCCCGACCGCCCCGGCCAGCTCGCCGAGACGAGCCGCATCGTGGCGGAGCAGAACGCGAACGTCGTCGAGGTGCTGCACACCCGCCACGGCTCGGGCCTGCAGATCAGCCAGGTGGAGCTCGAGCTGCACATCGAGACCCGCGGGCCGGAGCACGCCGAGCAGGTGCTGCACGCGCTGCGCGCGCACGGCTACGCGCCGCGCTCCATCAGCGTCTGA
- the greA gene encoding transcription elongation factor GreA: MSSETPWLSQDAYDRLTAELHTLETEGRSEIAKRIETARDEGDLKENGGYHAAKDEQGKMEARIRQLTELLRTATVSEAPESHGVVEAGTVVTALVSGDEEKFLLGSREILAAGSDLDVYSEKSPLGEAILGLKIGEKTSYEAPTGASISVEILDVENYTP, encoded by the coding sequence ATGAGCAGCGAGACCCCGTGGCTCTCCCAGGACGCGTACGACCGGCTCACCGCTGAGCTGCACACCCTCGAGACCGAGGGCCGCTCCGAGATCGCGAAGCGCATCGAGACGGCGCGCGACGAGGGCGACCTCAAGGAGAACGGCGGCTACCACGCCGCGAAGGACGAGCAGGGCAAGATGGAGGCCCGCATCCGCCAGCTCACCGAGCTGCTGCGCACCGCCACCGTCAGCGAGGCGCCCGAGTCGCACGGCGTCGTCGAGGCCGGCACCGTCGTCACCGCTCTGGTGTCGGGCGACGAGGAGAAGTTCCTGCTCGGCAGCCGCGAGATCCTCGCCGCCGGCAGCGATCTCGACGTCTACAGCGAGAAGAGCCCGCTCGGCGAGGCCATCCTCGGCCTCAAGATCGGCGAGAAGACCAGCTACGAGGCGCCGACCGGCGCGAGCATCAGCGTCGAGATCCTCGACGTCGAGAACTACACGCCGTAG
- a CDS encoding DUF4307 domain-containing protein: protein MSAVAFVGVFAAWVVWGGLSGTSSTLEVRELGYLDVTESSVTVQWEVSVEPGVEVSCALQALNGSFGIVGWRIVELGASEQRTRQFAESLRTSERPVTGLPYRCWLP from the coding sequence ATGAGCGCGGTCGCCTTCGTCGGCGTCTTCGCGGCCTGGGTCGTCTGGGGCGGCCTCTCCGGCACGAGCTCCACGCTGGAGGTCCGCGAGCTCGGGTATCTCGACGTCACCGAGTCGAGCGTCACCGTTCAGTGGGAGGTCAGTGTCGAGCCGGGCGTCGAGGTGAGCTGCGCGCTGCAGGCTCTCAACGGCAGCTTCGGCATCGTCGGCTGGCGAATCGTCGAGCTCGGCGCGTCGGAGCAGCGCACGCGGCAGTTCGCCGAGTCGCTGCGAACCTCCGAGCGGCCCGTGACGGGTTTGCCGTACCGCTGCTGGCTCCCGTAG
- the trhA gene encoding PAQR family membrane homeostasis protein TrhA encodes MTSPDSDVEREPAADLPNVPLLEESIEYAQLDAKPTWRGWIHAGTFPVALVAGIVLLLAADGAAATWSSAVFMTTSLLLFGISATYHRFTWSERTRILLKRLDHANIFLLIAGTYTPLAVLALPPEKGYLLLGLVWAGAALGIGFRVFWIGAPRWAYVPLYLLLGWAAVLYMGDLFAADAAMMVLVIAGGLAYTAGAIIYGMKKPNPVPGVFGFHEIFHALTVIAFLCHWTGILLVAVDPPFGA; translated from the coding sequence GTGACCTCACCCGACTCGGACGTCGAGCGCGAACCCGCCGCCGACCTGCCCAACGTTCCCCTGCTCGAGGAGTCGATCGAGTACGCGCAGCTCGATGCCAAGCCGACCTGGCGCGGCTGGATCCACGCCGGCACCTTCCCCGTCGCGCTCGTCGCCGGCATCGTGCTGCTGCTCGCCGCCGACGGCGCCGCGGCGACGTGGTCGAGCGCGGTCTTCATGACCACCTCGCTGCTGCTCTTCGGCATCTCGGCGACGTACCACCGCTTCACGTGGAGCGAGCGCACGCGCATCCTGCTCAAGCGCCTCGACCACGCCAACATCTTCCTGCTCATCGCGGGCACCTACACGCCGCTCGCGGTGCTCGCGCTGCCGCCCGAGAAGGGGTACCTGCTGCTCGGGCTGGTCTGGGCGGGCGCCGCGCTCGGCATCGGGTTCCGCGTGTTCTGGATCGGCGCGCCCCGCTGGGCGTACGTGCCGCTGTACCTGCTGCTCGGCTGGGCCGCCGTGCTCTACATGGGCGACCTGTTCGCCGCCGACGCGGCCATGATGGTGCTCGTCATCGCGGGCGGGCTCGCCTACACGGCCGGCGCGATCATCTACGGCATGAAGAAGCCGAACCCGGTGCCCGGGGTCTTCGGGTTCCACGAGATCTTCCACGCGCTCACGGTGATCGCGTTCCTATGCCACTGGACGGGGATCCTGCTCGTCGCCGTCGACCCGCCGTTCGGCGCCTGA
- a CDS encoding isoprenyl transferase, translating into MRSKRTPLGSGLLYQLYMGRLRRRLAGTTHPHHVAMIIDGNRRWARQYGGTTDHGYRAGADKMREFLSWCDQADIGVVTLYLLSTDNLAGRHADELAGLTRIIAELADELSRQPGWRVQHVGSRDGLSENLLQHLDDAEARTADNRGLHINLAVGYGGRREIADAVRSIVHHHAERGGTLDELAEQVTPERIAEHLYTGGQPDPDLVIRTSGEQRLSDFMLWQSAHSEFYFVEALGPDLREVDFLRALRDFARRQRRFGA; encoded by the coding sequence GTGCGTTCGAAGCGAACCCCGCTCGGCAGCGGGCTGCTCTACCAGCTCTACATGGGCCGCCTGCGGCGGCGCCTGGCGGGCACGACGCACCCCCACCACGTCGCCATGATCATCGACGGCAACCGGCGCTGGGCTCGTCAGTACGGCGGCACCACTGACCACGGTTACCGTGCCGGCGCCGACAAGATGCGCGAGTTCCTCTCCTGGTGCGACCAGGCCGACATCGGCGTCGTCACCCTCTACCTGCTCTCGACCGACAATCTTGCCGGTCGCCACGCCGACGAGCTGGCCGGCCTCACCCGCATCATCGCCGAACTGGCCGACGAGCTCTCCCGCCAGCCCGGCTGGCGCGTGCAGCACGTCGGCAGCCGCGACGGCCTCAGCGAGAACCTGCTGCAGCACCTCGACGACGCCGAGGCTCGCACGGCCGACAACCGCGGCCTGCACATCAACCTCGCCGTCGGCTACGGCGGCCGGCGCGAGATCGCCGATGCCGTGCGCTCGATCGTGCACCACCACGCCGAGCGCGGCGGAACCCTCGACGAGCTCGCCGAGCAGGTCACCCCCGAGCGCATCGCCGAGCACCTCTACACCGGCGGCCAGCCCGACCCCGACCTCGTGATCCGCACCTCCGGCGAGCAGCGGCTCAGCGACTTCATGCTGTGGCAGAGCGCCCACAGCGAGTTCTACTTCGTCGAGGCGCTCGGCCCCGACCTGCGCGAGGTCGACTTCCTCCGCGCTCTCCGCGACTTCGCCCGCCGCCAGCGCCGCTTCGGCGCCTGA
- a CDS encoding aminotransferase class V-fold PLP-dependent enzyme, whose product MISIDEYAARFREDPGYLNFASAGPVGDTVVAEMRAQSEIFARARFGSLPDVLGEEERVDAAVAPLLGFRPDQVVFQPSTSQALMHVMFGLTGGLALSAGEFPSVGYAAARAAEALGVLVPHAITPEHERITPAVVRDQMASSVVAVCVSLVDYRTGHLVDLEGIRQVIGDRLLIVDAIQGVGVVEAPWGVADVIASGGQKWLRAGYGTGFLAMSDRAREQLTPVWSGWTAVGELPDGPDHDIRPPQPDARAFRVGFADPAAQGRLAVAVEEVLDVGVGVLRERVLERASRVVDLLDEVGLPVVSPREDAERAGIVVAEPAPEQLSILTAALHNHGVTVTARGGRVRFAPHASTSDETLELLRESLAEYQAGTRI is encoded by the coding sequence GTGATCTCGATCGATGAGTACGCCGCCCGGTTCCGCGAGGACCCGGGCTACCTGAACTTCGCCAGCGCCGGTCCGGTCGGCGACACCGTCGTCGCTGAGATGCGCGCGCAGTCGGAGATCTTCGCGCGCGCCCGCTTCGGCTCGCTGCCCGACGTGCTCGGGGAGGAGGAGCGGGTGGATGCGGCCGTCGCCCCGCTGCTCGGGTTCCGGCCGGATCAGGTGGTCTTCCAGCCGAGCACGAGCCAGGCGCTCATGCACGTCATGTTCGGGCTCACCGGCGGGCTCGCGCTGAGCGCGGGGGAGTTCCCCTCCGTCGGTTACGCCGCCGCCCGTGCGGCCGAGGCGCTCGGCGTGCTCGTGCCGCACGCCATCACCCCCGAGCACGAGCGCATCACCCCGGCCGTCGTGCGCGACCAGATGGCCTCCTCCGTCGTCGCGGTCTGCGTGAGCCTCGTCGACTACCGCACCGGGCACCTGGTCGACCTCGAGGGCATCCGCCAGGTGATCGGCGACCGGCTGCTCATCGTCGACGCCATCCAGGGCGTCGGCGTCGTCGAGGCGCCGTGGGGGGTCGCCGACGTCATCGCGTCCGGCGGGCAGAAGTGGCTGCGGGCCGGGTACGGCACGGGGTTCCTCGCGATGAGCGACCGCGCGCGCGAGCAGCTCACGCCGGTGTGGTCGGGCTGGACGGCCGTCGGCGAGCTGCCGGACGGGCCCGATCACGACATCCGCCCGCCGCAGCCGGATGCGCGCGCGTTCCGCGTCGGCTTCGCCGACCCCGCGGCGCAGGGAAGACTGGCGGTCGCCGTCGAGGAGGTGCTGGACGTGGGCGTGGGGGTGCTGCGTGAGCGGGTGCTCGAGCGCGCCTCCCGGGTCGTCGACCTGCTGGACGAGGTTGGCCTGCCCGTCGTGTCGCCGCGGGAGGACGCCGAACGGGCCGGGATCGTCGTCGCCGAGCCGGCACCGGAGCAGCTGAGCATCCTCACCGCCGCCCTGCACAACCACGGCGTCACCGTCACCGCGCGCGGGGGTCGGGTGCGCTTCGCCCCGCACGCCTCGACGAGCGACGAGACGCTCGAGCTGCTGCGCGAGAGCCTCGCCGAGTACCAGGCCGGCACCCGCATCTGA
- a CDS encoding GlxA family transcriptional regulator, which translates to MRIGLIAIDGCLGSAVASVIDIVRVADGARGDVDPRIDPIELAILGPKRRVTTTASMTLSVDHPLSESGEFDVVVVPALGTLTAAATNDVLQSRDARSVIASLGRLDEATTRIAAACTGVFAVAETGRMHHRRATTSWFLGPEFRKRYPTVALDLDTMVVVDGNLVTAGAAFAHIDLALSLVRSISPDLAQHVAKLLIIDERPSQAAFVAYEHLRHEDPIVVEFERFVRARLDEPFNVAFVAQSLGTSRRTLERRVRAALNLTPLGFVQRLRTERARHLSATTDLTSAEIALRVGYANAETLRSLLRRERRRS; encoded by the coding sequence ATGCGTATCGGACTGATCGCGATCGACGGCTGCCTCGGTTCGGCGGTCGCGTCGGTCATCGACATCGTGCGGGTGGCCGACGGAGCCCGCGGCGATGTCGACCCGCGGATCGACCCGATCGAACTCGCCATCCTCGGACCGAAACGGCGAGTGACCACGACGGCATCGATGACCCTGTCGGTGGACCACCCGCTGTCGGAGTCCGGAGAGTTCGACGTGGTCGTCGTCCCTGCGCTTGGAACCCTTACGGCCGCCGCTACCAACGACGTCCTCCAGAGCCGAGATGCTCGTTCGGTCATCGCCTCGCTCGGGCGCCTCGACGAGGCGACCACCCGGATCGCCGCGGCGTGCACCGGCGTGTTCGCTGTCGCCGAGACCGGACGGATGCATCATCGGAGGGCGACGACCAGCTGGTTCCTGGGGCCGGAGTTCCGGAAGCGCTATCCGACCGTCGCCCTCGATCTCGACACCATGGTCGTGGTCGACGGGAACCTCGTCACCGCCGGCGCCGCGTTCGCCCACATCGACCTCGCGCTCTCACTCGTGCGATCGATCAGCCCCGACCTGGCCCAACATGTCGCCAAGCTCCTCATCATCGACGAGCGTCCGTCGCAGGCGGCCTTCGTCGCCTACGAACATCTCCGGCACGAGGACCCGATCGTCGTCGAGTTCGAACGCTTCGTGCGCGCCCGCCTGGACGAACCGTTCAACGTCGCCTTCGTCGCGCAGTCGCTCGGCACCAGCCGGCGCACCCTCGAACGACGAGTCCGTGCGGCGCTCAACCTCACTCCGCTCGGCTTCGTCCAACGGCTTCGCACCGAACGAGCTCGACACCTCTCAGCAACCACGGACCTCACCTCCGCCGAGATCGCGCTACGGGTCGGCTACGCGAACGCCGAGACTCTGCGCTCCCTCCTGCGCAGGGAGCGACGCCGTTCCTGA
- a CDS encoding putative quinol monooxygenase, whose product MSTPSSLPYAFVAKIVAADGQHDALADLLAGAVALANEEVGTIVWFAVRTHADTFWIFDAFPDEAARDAHANGAIVAALMANQHLLGAAPEILAADVLASKLP is encoded by the coding sequence ATGTCCACACCCTCATCACTTCCGTATGCCTTCGTCGCCAAGATCGTCGCGGCCGATGGACAGCACGACGCGCTCGCCGATCTGCTCGCCGGCGCTGTCGCACTCGCCAACGAAGAAGTAGGAACGATTGTCTGGTTCGCGGTCAGGACCCACGCCGACACCTTCTGGATCTTCGATGCATTCCCCGACGAGGCCGCTCGCGACGCCCACGCCAACGGCGCCATCGTCGCAGCCCTGATGGCCAACCAGCACCTCCTCGGCGCAGCACCCGAGATCCTGGCGGCCGACGTCCTCGCGTCCAAGCTCCCGTAG